ATCCTCTAAGTGCTACAGATTCATCAAGCAATACATCATAATCTCTTGCAATTTGTTTTGTAATATCTGCAACCATTGGGAATTTAACTCTTCCAATTCCACCCTCTTCTACTTTTGTCTCTCTCCAAGCAAAGTGAGCAAACTCTGAATCAATTGAACAACCTATAACTTGTACACCTCTCTCTTTAAAATCATCTACTCTTTTTGAAAAAGCAATAATCTCTGATGGACAAACAAATGTAAAATCTAAAGGCCAGAAAAATAATACTGCACCTTTTTCACCAATATTTTCATATAAATTAAAATCTTCTACA
This DNA window, taken from Arcobacter sp. F2176, encodes the following:
- a CDS encoding peroxiredoxin — translated: MIVTKKAPDFTATAVTADGQIVEDFNLYENIGEKGAVLFFWPLDFTFVCPSEIIAFSKRVDDFKERGVQVIGCSIDSEFAHFAWRETKVEEGGIGRVKFPMVADITKQIARDYDVLLDESVALRGSFLIDKDGTVRHAVINDLPLGRNIDEMVRMVDTMIFTNENGEVCPAGWNKGDEGMKANKEGVAEYLGKNENKL